The genomic window aagttttcaaattttgaaagaagaaatatgtGAAATTGTGAACTTAGCACgcaatattaataatttaatataattaaactttttcttctataattaCTCTCATTAAGCATGACGTGGTATTGGTATCAATTAGTTTACATAAAGTAATTCAGTTCTTATCTACAGGTTCTGTTAATCAgatgtgtttttaatttaggCTCTTTGGTTTCATCTCTAATTTAAGAGACATCTACTCGTGATATATTTTTCGGGTTTTAACcgaaaattaaagaaacacaaatccataaaagaaaagtagagCACACTAGTTCAACCAGAGGCTTCGATTGGTTAAATCTATTGCAAAAGACATGAACAAAAACTGAATGtttcacacaaaaaacaagaaccaaacaaaGTCACATGCTCGACCGACTTTGTTCTTGATCAGAAAGTACACTCGACACCTTTGTGTGGAAGAACATGCTTTCAAGTCTCTCCCTTGTGGAATTAAGGagacaaaagacaaacaagtagtgattaagttttgtttgatctctCAATTGTTTAAGCTCTATTAGAAACTTTCTTGTATTTGTTCTACCTACGTAAGAGATTGTTGTAAGGACAAACAGAAAACTCGTCAATCGTGCGTCTTTTTAGtgtaaaagaaagagaaactgaCATCAAAAACTAAGAGAGTAGTAACATAACAAAAGCTTGaaatttttctcaatttcctCTAGTTCAAACTCGACCTAATCCCAAAAGATagtaatacaaataaaaaggcATGGACCTTGTTAAACAAAGTACGCTACGAATACATCACAATACAAATCATGAATAATGATCATGATGGTAACCATGTTCATCATCCTGATGGTATATCAAAGCCTATACACTTGAAAACACAAGTGTTCAACGACTATAATATTATTTggcttcttctcatcttctttcttgtgaACGGATCAGATTTTTCTAAAGTAATGCAATCTCTCAATTCAAATGGCCAAAAACGTAAGACAACGAAGTGAGACCAAAAACAGAGACTCTAAGAGTAAAAGAAACACTCTTTGACACTTCAGCTATCGATATACAAAACATCATCTTTCGACAAGTTCATTTTCCCATTCTTCCTCCGCCCGCTCCTTCGAGCTCCATCTGATTCTCCCCTCTATAAAATCCACCCGTTAAATAGACATTACCGACGAAGCAGGAAAGGTGAAGATTGAAAGATGATAAAAAGGAGACAAACCTTTCTCAAGACAAAAGAGAGGTATAAATATGCAGCTTCCCATTCATCAGCTGATAATGTGCCTGGAAAGATACTAATCAAGTTAGTTTTGTTATCTCGCATTTGGTTAGAATCAAAAGGATGATATGAAGCAAGAATCGAACAAAGACTTACTCTGATCATTGCTACCATCACCCAAAGCACCAAGCCTTCTCATGAGTTCGACAAACTCTGGCTTTTTCATATACTCATGGACAAACTCGTGGGAGTTCTTCACAAATACCAACTCTAAATCATACTATCCAAAAATTCATGGGACAATGTCACACTCACAAATATGAACCAGTGTTTTTAGCAATTAGAAGGTTTTCACGTTAACACTGCATCAAGTATTTACCTCCTCCGCTAAAGACTTGAAGACGTTAAAGGGCACAATCCATTCAGGACAATCAACAGCATCCTACAATACAAGTTCCtatgttatattttctttttaacagcAAACATGACAAGGGAAGTTTCTGGAATCTCCATTTAATAGGTAGTCGTGTTCTTACAATATATTTACACAGATATAGTTTCCTTTACAATGCTTAAGTTTCTGCGGTAGACTAAGTGAATATCTCAAGAATACTGTAGATAAATTAGGTACCTCGAGATGAAACACGTATTCGATACCAAATGGGCTGCTAGATTTGAACTTCTGAACCATACAACGAGAAACTCATCATTAGAACCAGGAAAGAAAGGACTTTCCGGAAAACGGATAAAGTCAAAACTAAGGACAAAGAAAGGTCACCTTTTGGGAATACTCTTCACCAAAACGAATCCAGTAAACACTATTACCAATCTCCAAACCTTCAGCTGCGTATTCAGTATACAACAAATAACAgtttaatttccaaaaaccCAGAAGCACTGAGGAGAAACTAGAACAAAATGTATAGGAGAAACTAGAGCAACTCAATTTTCAGAGGATCACAGATCAAATTCTAAGCAAAGAAGGAAAACGAAAATAACCTTCtctgagtttttttataataacatTGGCATCTGGCATTGTTCCGATAAAGACACCTCCTGGACGAAGTAAAGCTGAAACATTTGCCAAAGCTCGTCGTGCACGTGCCTCAGTAGTCCATGAGTAATGCATAGCAAACTACACAGTTAAACAATGACTTGGTAACTTTAGAATCCATAACTACACAACTAACTATATTTCAACCACGCTACAACTTCAATATGCCAGTGGGAAAAACTAATTTTGGCACAACCTAGTTACAAAGCCGAAGTAGAGTCTCGTGACTAGTAAAACCAAATAGTTTATCTGAAACTGTTCAAACTTGACCGGATATGTACTTTAAAACAGAAAGGAGATTGAAACATATAAAACCTGGCAACTGCAGATATCAAAAGGGGCATCCTCTTCAAGAATCTTGTCTAGCTCTACCTGTAAGCAATTACACAATTAGGATTTACAAATAGTGAAGCTAGAGGAACTTATCTCATTATACCATGTCAACAAGATTCCTAAACTACTAGAGGAGCTTAGCTCATTATACCTCAAAACAATCCCCACATAATAATCGAGACGGAAAACTGAACTTTTTACGCCGTTGATGATGGTCTGCATCACCGTTATAACGCGTGCGACAATCTTCAATCTGTTATTAAGTACAACATAGAAGCACTTCTCAGGTATAGAGATAAAACATATATGCAAAATAAAGATACAGCTATCATTCAGCCAGTAAACTTACCGACCCTTCAGCAATATCAATTCCAACATAGTACCCGATTCTCGCCTTATCCCACTTGATCAAATCACCACCCTGGTAAAAGCATTACAATGAGATTAGTTTTGAGAAATAACAATTGACATGAACAATAAGATTGTTTTAAGTCAAGAACCTTCCCACAGGCAAGGTCGAGAACAGCATCGTCAGGACGAGCATAAAGCTGGatcaaaacacttttaatCTGTTTGtataagaataagaaaaagaggaacaaaattgaattatcATAATACAACAAGTTTCACGGACAGAGAGAGATGTTAAAGAGTAACCAACCCAATTGTTAAGTTTCTTCAAATGAATGATGGGACTAGCTTCTCGCTCTtccaatgtttggtttgttctcCTACTGTAATGATCAGCAACTTTCCGGGCAAAATTCTTTGTAGTCTCATCTTCCAGAAACTGAGAATCACCTGAAAGACAGAATCTGACTTTAAGCTTTACACAATCATAGTCATTTTGGCGAAACGATTGCTTAAAGAAACAGactttaaacaattaaaaccaTAGAATCCAAAGTAAAAGCTTAAGAACTAAAACTCCAACAAGACAGCAAACACACAGTTAACACTCTATCAGAATGAAAAGCTTGATAGAAACtataaagaaggaaactttTTCCAACGGGCAAACAAAAGCAACTCTCAGGGACAAAGAAGGAACTAGCAAGGGAGGGATCATCAATAAACCCTTGTGGAACACAAATCGAATcaacagaggaggaagagagggAAACGAAACCTTCGGGATTAGATTTGAATCtggaagaaggaggaggagcagAGCTTGAAGGAGAATCGGAGAATCCTCGTTTCATAACAACAGTTCAGATGTTTGTTACCGAATGTTTCTCTCTATCTGCAACTCTTTGATGTACTTCAATAATAAGAACCCAATTAAGACAACCAAATAAAGGAGAAAAGATTTGGAGTTGGGGATTTCTTAAATCAaagatttgtttgtgtttctttggcaaaaagcaaaattttggtttaattatgttttactaGCTTGCGGCTGCGGCTTGTTTCACGCCGCTCCGAGTCGGAGGCGACAAATTATTTTGGCCGGTAAAAAAAAGGTAACGATGTAGAACGATTCCACTGGGGATCGAACCCAGAATCTCTGGTTTCGTAGACCAGCGCCTTATCCATTGGGCCATGGAACCTGATCTGTTACTTTTcgtaaaattaattatatatttgtgaaacaaaaaaatataaaagaagacCTCAGGATAGAATAATACTGGTAAAAGAGTTCATAACATTAACATAGTTTTTGACAATCACATTATTAGTGTAAACTTCAATTCAATAATACTAGAGAATTTGATACCAacaacatgtttattttcatGGGAATGGCATTGATAGTGCTACGTACTGGTAACACCGTAACAAGTCTATGATATTTGGTATTTTGCcatcaaaactaattttatgTGCATGACAACATACTatgattatcttctttttaaatgTTCTTGTAATTTCACGTCGATGATAACCTATccataaatatttcataaaaatgaaaaaaggtttaagaatacgatcaaaactttatatgCCTATGCAATGGTCCCATACTCTCATggcaaaaaccataaaaacatGGAAGTAATTTAGTCTGTGTAAGAAGGAGGAATAGTTTTGGATTTGCAAGCGTATACACTATACagt from Arabidopsis thaliana chromosome 3, partial sequence includes these protein-coding regions:
- a CDS encoding mRNA capping enzyme family protein (mRNA capping enzyme family protein; FUNCTIONS IN: catalytic activity; INVOLVED IN: mRNA capping; LOCATED IN: chloroplast; EXPRESSED IN: 23 plant structures; EXPRESSED DURING: 14 growth stages; CONTAINS InterPro DOMAIN/s: mRNA (guanine-N(7))-methyltransferase (InterPro:IPR016899), mRNA capping enzyme, large subunit (InterPro:IPR004971); BEST Arabidopsis thaliana protein match is: S-adenosyl-L-methionine-dependent methyltransferases superfamily protein (TAIR:AT3G52210.1); Has 35333 Blast hits to 34131 proteins in 2444 species: Archae - 798; Bacteria - 22429; Metazoa - 974; Fungi - 991; Plants - 531; Viruses - 0; Other Eukaryotes - 9610 (source: NCBI BLink).), which translates into the protein MKRGFSDSPSSSAPPPSSRFKSNPEGDSQFLEDETTKNFARKVADHYSRRTNQTLEEREASPIIHLKKLNNWIKSVLIQLYARPDDAVLDLACGKGGDLIKWDKARIGYYVGIDIAEGSIEDCRTRYNGDADHHQRRKKFSFPSRLLCGDCFEVELDKILEEDAPFDICSCQFAMHYSWTTEARARRALANVSALLRPGGVFIGTMPDANVIIKKLREAEGLEIGNSVYWIRFGEEYSQKFKSSSPFGIEYVFHLEDAVDCPEWIVPFNVFKSLAEEYDLELVFVKNSHEFVHEYMKKPEFVELMRRLGALGDGSNDQSTLSADEWEAAYLYLSFVLRKRGESDGARRSGRRKNGKMNLSKDDVLYIDS
- a CDS encoding mRNA capping enzyme family protein (mRNA capping enzyme family protein; FUNCTIONS IN: catalytic activity; INVOLVED IN: mRNA capping; LOCATED IN: chloroplast; EXPRESSED IN: 23 plant structures; EXPRESSED DURING: 14 growth stages; CONTAINS InterPro DOMAIN/s: mRNA (guanine-N(7))-methyltransferase (InterPro:IPR016899), mRNA capping enzyme, large subunit (InterPro:IPR004971); BEST Arabidopsis thaliana protein match is: S-adenosyl-L-methionine-dependent methyltransferases superfamily protein (TAIR:AT3G52210.1); Has 916 Blast hits to 903 proteins in 291 species: Archae - 0; Bacteria - 22; Metazoa - 149; Fungi - 179; Plants - 106; Viruses - 144; Other Eukaryotes - 316 (source: NCBI BLink).) — its product is MKRGFSDSPSSSAPPPSSRFKSNPEGDSQFLEDETTKNFARKVADHYSRRTNQTLEEREASPIIHLKKLNNWIKSVLIQLYARPDDAVLDLACGKGGDLIKWDKARIGYYVGIDIAEGSIEDCRTRYNGDADHHQRRKKFSFPSRLLCGDCFEVELDKILEEDAPFDICSCQFAMHYSWTTEARARRALANVSALLRPGGVFIGTMPDANVIIKKLREAEGLEIGNSVYWIRFGEEYSQKKFKSSSPFGIEYVFHLEDAVDCPEWIVPFNVFKSLAEEYDLELVFVKNSHEFVHEYMKKPEFVELMRRLGALGDGSNDQSTLSADEWEAAYLYLSFVLRKRGESDGARRSGRRKNGKMNLSKDDVLYIDS
- a CDS encoding mRNA capping enzyme family protein; this translates as MKRGFSDSPSSSAPPPSSRFKSNPEGDSQFLEDETTKNFARKVADHYSRRTNQTLEEREASPIIHLKKLNNWIKSVLIQLYARPDDAVLDLACGKGGDLIKWDKARIGYYVGIDIAEGSIEDCRTRYNGDADHHQRRKKFSFPSRLLCGDCFEVELDKILEEDAPFDICSCQFAMHYSWTTEARARRALANVSALLRPGGVFIGTMPDANVIIKKLREAEGLEIGNSVYWIRFGEEYSQKKFKSSSPFGIEYVFHLEDAVDCPEWIVPFNVFKSLAEEYDLELVFVKNSHEFVHEYMKKPEFVELMRRLGALGDGSNDQSTLSADEWEAAYLYLSFVLRKVCLLFIIFQSSPFLLRR